One Aphelocoma coerulescens isolate FSJ_1873_10779 chromosome 4A, UR_Acoe_1.0, whole genome shotgun sequence DNA window includes the following coding sequences:
- the TBX22 gene encoding T-box transcription factor TBX22 — protein sequence MALSSRAHAFSVEALVGRSAKRKVPEGRDEEPGPGCRPGRRAPEAEKRPKAGAESRAGGVQVELQGSELWRRFHDIGTEMIITKAGRRMFPSVRVKVKGLEPLQQYYIAIDVVPVDSKRYRYVYHSSQWMVAGNTDHSCITPRLYIHPDSPCSGETWMRQIISFDRVKLTNNEMDDKGHIILQSMHKYKPRVHVIAQDSRFDLAQIQSLPAEGVQTFSFQETEFTTVTAYQNQQITKLKIDRNPFAKGFRDPGRNRGVLDGLLETYPWRPPLALDFKAFGADSQGGSSSSSPVASSGGTPSPLNPLLSPSCSPPTLHLPASNLGVSCPESFLHPLNVPLYYKVCPTSFLRQQALLFPSHEKLGATNPHLLPHFMVDMPKLSSLKNAKAEDLNTQCLQAPGSAGQMLYGLHASGNIFPSSPIAREALNCSLHPPYGLYGYNFSVPSRLMNAAGHFKVSDSIPAALRDGRCNHSNWHPTINHCL from the exons ATGGCGCTCAGCTCCCGGGCTCACGCCTTCTCGGTGGAAGCCCTGGTGGGACGCTCGGCCAAGAGGAAGGTGCCGGAGGGTCGCGATGAGGAGCCCGGCCCCGGCTGCCGGCCGGGTCGCAGAGCCCCGGAGGCGG AGAAGCGGCCTAAGGCTGGTGCCGAGAGCCGGGCGGGCGGGGTGCAGGTGGAGCTGCAGGGCTCCGAGCTCTGGAGGAGATTCCACGACATCGGCACCGAGATGATCATCACCAAAGCCGGCAG GAGGATGTTCCCGTCGGTCCGGGTGAAGGTGAAGGGCCTGGAGCCGCTGCAGCAATATTACATCGCCATCGACGTCGTGCCCGTGGACTCCAAAAGATACAG GTACGTCTATCACAGCTCGCAGTGGATGGTGGCGGGGAACACGGACCACTCCTGCATCACGCCGCGCCTCTACATCCACCCCGACTCGCCCTGCTCGGGGGAGACCTGGATGAGGCAGATCATCAGCTTCGACCGAGTGAAGCTCACCAACAACGAGATGGACGACAAGGGGCAC ATCATCCTGCAGTCCATGCACAAGTACAAGCCCCGCGTCCACGTTATCGCCCAGGATTCTCGCTTCGATCTAGCGCAGATCCAGTCGCTGCCGGCCGAGGGGGTGCAGACCTTCTCCTTCCAGGAGACCGAGTTCACCACCGTCACGGCCTACCAGAACCAGCAG ATCACGAAGCTGAAGATCGACAGGAATCCCTTCGCGAAAGGTTTTCGGGACCCCGGCAGGAACAG GGGGGTCCTGGACGGGCTCCTGGAGACCTACCCGTGGAGACCCCCCCTCGCCCTGGACTTCAAGGCTTTCGGCGCAGACAGCCAGG GTGGGAGCTCCAGCTCTTCTCCAGTGGCCTCCAGCGGTGGGACCCCCTCTCCTCTGAACCCCCTGCTGTCTCCATCCTGCTCCCCTCCCACGCTTCACTTGCCTGCGAGTAACCTGGGTGTGTCGTGCCCCGAGAGCTTCCTGCACCCCCTCAACGTGCCTCTCTACTACAAGGTCTGCCCCACGAGCTTCTTGAGACAACAGGCGCTCCTCTTTCCGAGCCACGAAAAACTGGGAGCCACCAACCCGCATCTTCTACCCCACTTCATGGTGGATATGCCCAAACTGTCTTCCCTGAAAAATGCCAAAGCTGAAGACTTAAACACTCAGTGCCTACAAGCCCCCGGTTCTGCTGGTCAAATGCTGTATGGATTACATGCATCTGGAAACATTTTCCCATCAAGTCCCATTGCTCGGGAAGCACTTAATTGTTCTTTACATCCTCCATATGGCTTGTATGGTTATAACTTCTCTGTGCCATCCAGACTGATGAATGCAGCAGGGCATTTCAAAGTGAGTGACAGCATTCCGGCTGCTTTGAGGGACGGCAGATGCAATCACTCCAACTGGCACCCCACAATTAACCACTGCCTTTAG